In Plasmodium vinckei vinckei genome assembly, chromosome: PVVCY_01, one DNA window encodes the following:
- a CDS encoding PIR protein CIR protein: MASSCYYFKDVSSEFKKIDKNVGVENGGNVEYVRELIFNYCPYNSIYKSAYCNNYFEKANSGVIYFLETLKEKFDSKYDKLAEYAILLLCYKLNEHSEHIYKSANLNKFYTDHIEKNKYYNNKINENGPSYKDIIDKKKDLMNMNIKEILKFYEALKTLCNMYDDCNKTTLDCNNCSENAKTFANQFKELNKDSKNIDNISYSQMLSTLSNDYDNLKYIYDNNKCPNSPPLPMIKTPSSKFLPALSTFSVIPVFLGVAYKYSLFGIDKLFQRQYIRKKLNKLKKKMKLNI; the protein is encoded by the exons ATGGCAAGTTCATGCTATTATTTTAAGGATGTg tCTAGTGAATTTAAAAAGATCGATAAAAATGTTGGTGTGGAGAACGGTGGAAATGTTGAATATGTTAGAGAACTAATCTTTAACTATTGTCCTTACAATAGTATCTATAAAAGTGCTTattgtaataattattttgaaaaggCTAATTCTGgtgttatttatttcctaGAAACGTTAAAGGAAAAGTTTGattcaaaatatgataaactTGCCGAATACgctattttattgttatgTTATAAACTAAATGAACATTCagaacatatatataaatccgccaatttaaataaattttatactgatcatatagaaaaaaataagtattataataataaaataaatgagaATGGTCCGAGTTATAAGGATAttatagataaaaaaaaagatttgatgaatatgaatattaaagaaatattaaaattttatgaagCATTAAAAACCTTATGTAACATGTATGATGACTGTAATAAAACCACCTTAGATTGCAATAATTGTTCGGAAAATGCTAAAACGTTTGCTAATCAATTTAAAGAACTCAATAAAGATTCTAAGAATATAGATAACATTTCATATAGTCAAATGTTATCTACATTATCAAATGattatgataatttaaaatatatatatgataataataaatgtcCCAATTCTCCACCTCTTCCAATGATAAAAACCCCATCAAGCAAATTCCTTCCAGCTTTATCGACATTTTCTGTAATACCAGTTTTCTTAGGAGTTGCTTATAAg tattcattatttggaATTGATAAACTATTTCAAAGacaatatataagaaaaaaacttAACAAActaaagaagaaaatgaaactTAATATATGA
- a CDS encoding CIR protein PIR protein, protein MEAYAFNLFREVDELFESKSVNVSKFYNDKRVTQYCPEQNGGYKSCYSDYERINAIGTYVFMELISKNKILNGSNDERHLSYFIMWISHILYRKFENNTFTLNSIYEKHLKNNVGNFNYWNLLQNKKYLTNSNIAIMNILYLLFQQISDTIKVYQTKGIQSHEYTSKTFEFYLTYDKLSKHINRCGPYRELLNHLITTYNSFIKTAKTENIHGTHIVNDLMELSPIEKKFGQKFSSNGCKKIHKKLMNNSSKLIKMGNNMLFDYAKRKIQGTPNSIEPKDTGYYYFHGHNYDDVSDDNDDDVSDDNDDDVIDGDDDDIVDLGNNDIPTNLSNQEQNGQQGASTASNPASEKLPPTPPQAPQKSDASKIEKTNSGTQKGNSDSEGGGSGSGASGTGSGKGDTKRESGSPDSGTSSVQNDQGGSLGGSGSQKDSSNQGGSLDGSKPSRDQDTKHSSGASNGYFPRNWGMSLNLMSYMPSASDIYETPKNILISGTNKIMSAYNSAKVIVQDTYDKTLATVKEAYTASTDYISGAVNSITTQFNPFGTSQLSDDQSGSGGSWNSLQTDNNPLKTPLPPSPSPSITLPLSPSDPQTPPDPSDPKSIDSQTSTTPIQQIAPTDGNIGSQTPPSGQGTLSISGSNPSNTKKENVITVANVKMKEPPSIWCIGPNNKCDITGISIIVISIFTFLVIMYKYLSLGWTSKSKRKKTIKKVINSIGGKRPIQIIIKSHDRNKDLKPVINSVGRKKDPLLNIYKLMQADPVPFINLFFLLIFFVYKRKENFLEL, encoded by the exons ATGGAAGCATATGCG tttaatttatttcgtGAAGTTGATGAACTTTTTGAAAGTAAGTCTGTTAATGTGAGCAAATTTTACAATGACAAAAGAGTGACCCAATATTGCCCTGAACAGAATGGTGGATATAAAAGTTGTTATAGTGATTATGAAAGAATCAACGCTATTGGtacatatgtatttatGGAATTAATtagcaaaaataaaattttaaatggaAGCAATGATGAAAGACATCTtagttattttataatgtgGATAAgccatatattatacaggAAATTCGAAAATAACACCTTTACTTTAAATTCGATTTATGAAAAACATTTAAAGAATAATGTTggaaattttaattattggaaccttttacaaaataaaaagtaccTGACAAATTCTAATATTGCGATTATGAATATTCTTTACCTTTTATTTCAGCAAATTTCTGATACAATTAAGGTATATCAAACAAAAGGCATACAATCACACGAATATACAAGCAAGACCTTTGAATTCTATCTTACATATGATAAACTTTCTAAACATATTAATCGTTGTGGCCCGTATCGTGAATTATTGAATCATTTAATAACAACATATAACAGCTTTATAAAAACTGCTAAAACTGAAAATATCCATGGGACTCATATAGTTAATGATCTTATGGAACTTTCACCGatagaaaaaaagtttGGACAGAAATTCAGCAGTAATGGatgcaaaaaaatacataaaaaattaatgaataatAGTTCCAAgcttataaaaatgggaaATAACATGTTATTTGATTAtgcaaaaagaaaaatccAGGGCACACCTAATTCAATAGAACCTAAAGATACGggatattattattttcatggTCATAATTATGATGATGTTAGTGACGATAATGATGATGATGTTAGTGACGATAATGATGATGATGTTATTGACGGTGATGATGATGATATTGTTGACTTGggaaataatgatattcCAACAAATTTATCAAATCAAGAACAAAATGGCCAGCAAGGGGCATCAACAGCTTCAAACCCAGCATCTGAAAAATTACCACCTACACCACCACAAGCACCTCAAAAATCAGATGCTTCTAAAATTGAGAAAACGAATTCAGGCACTCAGAAAGGGAATTCGGATAGTGAAGGTGGTGGATCAGGTAGTGGAGCAAGTGGAACAGGAAGTGGAAAAGGAGACACAAAACGGGAATCAGGATCCCCAGATAGTGGAACGTCTAGTGTACAAAATGATCAAGGAGGATCACTTGGTGGATCAGGCAGTCAAAAGGATTCAAGTAATCAAGGAGGTTCACTTGATGGATCAAAGCCATCAAGGGATCAGGATACAAAACATTCATCAGGAGCATCCAATGGATATTTTCCAAGAAATTGGGGAATGAGTTTGAATCTTATGAGTTATATGCCTAGTGCTTCCGATATATATGAAACTCcaaagaatattttaataagtGGCACTAATAAAATCATGAGTGCATATAATAGTGCTAAGGTCATTGTGCAAGATACTTATGATAAAACTCTGGCCACTGTAAAAGAGGCTTATACTGCATCTACTGATTATATTAGTGGTGCTGTTAATAGTATAACTACCCAATTTAATCCATTCGGTACTTCTCAATTAAGTGATGATCAATCTGGATCAGGTGGTTCATGGAATAGTTTGCAAACAGATAATAACCCATTAAAGACACCACTACCACCATCGCCATCACCATCAATAACTTTACCGTTATCTCCATCAGATCCACAAACTCCACCAGATCCATCAGATCCAAAATCAATCGATTCACAGACTAGCACTACACCAATTCAACAAATTGCACCTACTGATGGAAATATTGGATCTCAAACACCACCATCTGGTCAAGGTACATTATCAATTTCTGGTAGTAATCCTtcaaatacaaaaaaagaaaacgtAATTACTGTAGCAAATGTTAAAATGAAAGAACCTCCATCAATATGGTGTATAGgaccaaataataaatgcgACATAACTGGTATTAGTATTATAGTTATTTCAATATTCACTTTTTTAGTAATTATGTATaag TATCTATCACTTGGGTGGACAAGCAAATcgaagagaaaaaaaaccaTAAAAAAGGTTATAAATTCAATTGGAGGGAAAAGACCgattcaaataattataaaatcacACGATAGGAACAAAGACCTAAAACCTGTTATAAATTCAGTTGGTAGAAAAAAAGAtccattattaaatatatacaaacttATGCAGGCCGATCCTGtaccatttattaatttattttttttgttaattttttttgtctataaaagaaaagaaaattttttggaattataa
- a CDS encoding fam-a protein: MNKVYVKVGLALLSLAGYMQNVAISSEASRNSASHSSGLRQNNDARFKKHKNIVCENIDEALLALKNINDASELLLKLAENTDGYSAYSTDNKNGTVYSKKIGNVDIGKLHVTIPSSSKYEDVLRNLWDYNDPTKTYKKFINGNIARIYCKYLIIVEKKNRDPVYRSLVKKYALASIVKQSDDIAVIVCPSRILNYLGEINDEPNMKEILENTQPIETGIGAEEALTKLANNLSGFIIKKRDDDVEVTYINAIFEHDNSAADKRYRNITYRNILRLAKRI; this comes from the exons atgaataaagtATATGTTAAGGTTGGTTTAGCACTTTTAAGTCTCGCAGGATATATGCAAAATGTAGCAATTTCAAGCGAAGCTTCTAGAAATAGTGCTAGTCATTCCTCTGGCCTCCGCCAAAATAATGa CGCAAGATTTAAGAAACACAAAAACATCGTATGTGAAAACATTGATGAAGCTTTACTAGCattaaagaatataaacGATGCTTCAGAACTTTTACTAAAACTTGCTGAGAATACGGATGGTTATTCGGCCTATTCCAcagataataaaaacgGAACTGTATATTCTAAGAAAATTGGAAATGTAGATATTGGAAAGCTTCATGTTACCATTCCATCTTCCTCTAAA tACGAAGATGTATTAAGGAATCTCTGGGATTACAATGATCCCacaaaaacatataaaaagtttattaatg gGAATATTGCTCGTATATACTGCAAATATTTAATCatagttgaaaaaaaaaacagagATCCTGTTTATAGATCccttgtaaaaaaatatgctttAGCTTCAATAGTTAAg CAATCAGATGACATAGCTGTAATTGTTTGTCCTTCAagaattttaaattatctcGGTGAAATCAATGATGAACCTAATatgaaagaaatattaGAAAATACACAACCAATCGAAACAGGCATTGGTGCTGAGGAAGCGTTAACCAAATTGGCTAATAACCTATCCGggtttataattaaaaaacgCGACGATGACGTTGAAGTTACTTATATCAACGCT ATTTTTGAGCATGACAATTCCGCCGCCGATAAAAgatatagaaatataacatatagAAATATTCTAAGATTAGCAAAGCGCATTTGA